GAACACGATGTCCTGGGTGCCGATGATGGTCACGGCGTCGGCGATCATGTGGCCGCGCGCCATTTCGTCCAGGCTCTGCAGGTGGGCGTAATCCGGGGTGCGGATCTTCAGGCGGTACGGCTTGTTGGCGCCATCCGACACGATATAGATGCCGAACTCACCTTTCGGGTGCTCGATCGCGGCATACGCCTCGCCTTCGGGCACGTGGAAGCCTTCGGTGAACAGCTTGAAGTGGTGGATCAGCGATTCCATGTTGGACTTCATGTCCATCCGGTTCGGCGGCGCGATCTTGTAATTGTCGATCATCACCGGGCCGGCGTTGGTGCGCAGCCAGGCCACGCACTGCTTGATGATGCGGTTCGACTGGCGCATCTCTTCCATGCGCACCAGGTAGCGGTCGTAGGAGTCGCCGCTGGTGCCGATCGGGATGTCGAAGTCCATCTTGTCGTAGACCGCGTACGGCTGCTGCTTGCGCAGGTCCCAGGCCACGCCCGAGCCGCGCAGCATGGCGCCGGTAAAGCCCATGGCTTTCGCATCTTCTGGCGAGACCACGCCGACGCCGACCGTACGCTGCTTCCAGATACGGTTATCGGTCAGCAGGGTTTCGTATTCATCCACATAGCCGTCGAAGCGCTTGGTGAAGGCTTCGATGAAGTCGAGCACCGAACCCTGGCGGTCTTCGTTCAGGGCGTCGATCGCCTTGCGCGAACGGATTGGCGACTCCTTGTGCTGCGGCATGAAGTCCGGCAGGTCGCGGTAGACGCCGCCCGGACGGTAGTAGGCTGCGTG
Above is a genomic segment from Massilia sp. H6 containing:
- a CDS encoding NADH-quinone oxidoreductase subunit D, coding for MAELKNYTLNFGPQHPAAHGVLRLVLELDGEVIQRADPHIGLLHRGTEKLAESRTYLQSVPYMDRLDYVSMMCNEHGYVLAVEKLLGVEAPVRAQYIRVMFDEITRILNHLMWLGAHALDIGAMGPFLYAFRDREDLFDVYEAVSGARMHAAYYRPGGVYRDLPDFMPQHKESPIRSRKAIDALNEDRQGSVLDFIEAFTKRFDGYVDEYETLLTDNRIWKQRTVGVGVVSPEDAKAMGFTGAMLRGSGVAWDLRKQQPYAVYDKMDFDIPIGTSGDSYDRYLVRMEEMRQSNRIIKQCVAWLRTNAGPVMIDNYKIAPPNRMDMKSNMESLIHHFKLFTEGFHVPEGEAYAAIEHPKGEFGIYIVSDGANKPYRLKIRTPDYAHLQSLDEMARGHMIADAVTIIGTQDIVFGSIDR